A genomic window from Luteolibacter sp. LG18 includes:
- a CDS encoding CapA family protein encodes MKALLAGWLACLAVGFGRELPVFIEDNHASAFAAIARTVDLDEPHLLVMVDAHSDASAVDGSNRLREGLRRVSTEAERRLRVDGWRRDGTLQAYNWIEPLMPAPVAKVWWLGGRDGELAEVKRQLDERPGADTRGGGKLGGRYELITEGDLARPAGLPVIATIDLDAFAGMEPQACERRFDAIWSAVLGMKDLRLVTFAISRPWLKDDAEAERLLMLALTRSLAVANARVHFQPFGIEGPDRSERAKEFYGNREVPPRFDPSASTVAMRRFLVGNRGRIEVEDPRWAALLDHWSTEDGEWRIVAENLQPETDGITRAAVEALPVLRVQSSAGSAFRRVEWSALVPELACYNVLPDLPAGKMFASAAPPYVRELARSVAVTEDGALPPRLWQSFLPAGWGRIKLVARVELADGTMAATPPFEVRATTGLGFHAGLSEQFGLPYVFGAGFLRQQGETGPETGVGNDCANFLVYAWRRAGDPLPWCNPAQLRRYLEVIRTGCKPGDAVPFAADMVGRGLVVHLGSHVAAVWEDRPPLGVLTGEDLVAHHLGGFPEVVRLDKLLEKRTGFDLLVRPEFHETGRLGVAGDVNLAAVERGVVLEAAKVFGGKPWIANLEGAVGQPKGARKYEFTWPPERLDWLREAGCVAVSVANNHAADGDAAATRGALRERGIGFTGGGRLEEAARPWQGSGFAVIAVNFIVPGPPEATVETDGSHTLPAHASEVRDAIAVARAAGLAPVVFAHWGREFTAEVSAEQTEWARRFVDWGASAVVGSHPHVAQRADFYRGRPIVYSLGDFIWKTPRNTAPPVWLVVDARGGVKLSGLR; translated from the coding sequence GTGAAGGCGCTGCTGGCAGGATGGCTGGCGTGTCTCGCGGTCGGCTTCGGCCGCGAGCTGCCGGTGTTCATCGAGGACAACCACGCTTCGGCCTTCGCGGCGATCGCGCGGACGGTGGATCTTGATGAGCCGCATCTGCTGGTGATGGTGGACGCGCATTCGGACGCCAGCGCGGTGGATGGATCGAACCGGCTGCGTGAGGGACTGCGGCGGGTGTCCACGGAGGCCGAGCGGCGGTTGCGGGTGGATGGCTGGCGGCGGGATGGCACGCTCCAGGCCTACAATTGGATCGAGCCGTTGATGCCCGCGCCGGTGGCGAAGGTGTGGTGGCTGGGCGGGCGCGATGGGGAATTGGCGGAGGTGAAGCGCCAGCTCGATGAACGCCCCGGCGCGGACACGCGCGGTGGCGGGAAGTTGGGAGGGCGTTACGAACTGATCACGGAGGGGGATCTCGCAAGGCCCGCTGGCTTGCCGGTGATCGCCACGATCGATCTCGATGCCTTCGCCGGAATGGAACCGCAGGCCTGCGAGCGCCGCTTCGATGCGATCTGGAGCGCCGTGCTTGGGATGAAGGACCTGCGGCTCGTGACCTTCGCCATTTCGCGGCCGTGGCTGAAGGACGATGCGGAGGCGGAGCGGCTGCTCATGCTGGCGCTGACCCGTTCGCTGGCGGTGGCGAACGCGCGGGTGCACTTCCAGCCCTTCGGGATCGAGGGGCCGGATCGCTCGGAACGGGCGAAAGAATTCTATGGAAATCGCGAGGTGCCACCGCGGTTCGATCCCTCCGCCTCCACGGTCGCGATGAGGCGTTTTCTGGTGGGCAACCGGGGCCGGATCGAGGTCGAGGACCCGCGTTGGGCCGCGTTGCTGGACCACTGGTCCACGGAGGATGGCGAGTGGCGGATCGTGGCGGAGAATCTCCAGCCGGAAACCGACGGCATCACCCGGGCAGCCGTCGAGGCGCTGCCGGTGTTGCGGGTGCAATCGAGCGCGGGGAGTGCCTTCCGCCGCGTCGAGTGGTCGGCATTGGTACCGGAGCTCGCCTGCTACAACGTGCTGCCGGATCTGCCCGCCGGGAAGATGTTCGCCTCCGCCGCGCCGCCGTATGTCCGTGAGTTGGCGAGATCCGTCGCGGTGACCGAGGATGGCGCGCTGCCGCCGCGGCTGTGGCAATCGTTCCTGCCCGCCGGGTGGGGGCGGATCAAACTGGTGGCACGGGTCGAACTGGCGGATGGCACGATGGCGGCGACTCCGCCGTTCGAGGTCCGGGCCACCACCGGCCTTGGGTTCCACGCCGGGCTCTCCGAGCAGTTCGGCCTGCCCTATGTGTTCGGCGCGGGGTTCCTGCGGCAGCAGGGGGAAACCGGACCGGAAACCGGCGTCGGGAACGATTGCGCGAACTTCCTCGTCTATGCATGGCGGCGCGCGGGTGATCCGCTGCCGTGGTGCAATCCCGCTCAGCTCCGGCGTTACCTGGAGGTGATCCGGACCGGGTGCAAGCCGGGGGACGCCGTGCCCTTCGCGGCGGACATGGTCGGGCGCGGGCTGGTGGTGCACCTCGGCTCCCATGTGGCCGCGGTGTGGGAGGACCGGCCGCCGCTCGGCGTGCTTACCGGAGAAGATCTGGTGGCCCATCATCTCGGCGGCTTTCCGGAGGTGGTGCGACTGGACAAGCTGCTGGAGAAGCGGACCGGCTTCGATCTGCTGGTGAGGCCGGAGTTCCACGAAACCGGACGTCTCGGCGTGGCAGGGGATGTGAACCTCGCGGCGGTGGAACGTGGGGTTGTCCTGGAGGCGGCCAAGGTCTTCGGCGGCAAACCCTGGATCGCGAATCTGGAAGGAGCGGTCGGCCAACCGAAGGGAGCCCGGAAATACGAGTTCACCTGGCCGCCGGAGCGCCTCGATTGGCTGCGGGAGGCGGGCTGCGTGGCGGTGTCGGTGGCGAACAACCACGCTGCGGATGGCGATGCCGCGGCCACCCGTGGAGCATTGAGGGAGAGGGGCATCGGTTTCACCGGCGGCGGGCGGCTGGAGGAAGCCGCGCGACCGTGGCAGGGGAGCGGTTTCGCGGTGATCGCGGTCAATTTCATCGTCCCCGGGCCACCGGAAGCCACCGTGGAAACCGATGGTTCGCACACCCTGCCCGCCCACGCGTCGGAGGTGCGGGACGCCATCGCCGTGGCCCGGGCGGCGGGGCTGGCACCGGTGGTGTTCGCCCACTGGGGCCGGGAGTTCACCGCCGAGGTTTCGGCGGAGCAAACCGAGTGGGCCCGCCGATTCGTGGATTGGGGGGCGTCCGCCGTGGTGGGCTCGCACCCCCACGTGGCCCAGCGGGCGGATTTCTACCGCGGGCGGCCGATCGTGTATTCGCTGGGAGATTTCATATGGAAAACTCCCCGCAACACCGCGCCGCCGGTGTGGCTGGTCGTGGATGCCCGTGGCGGGGTGAAACTGAGCGGGTTACGGTAA
- a CDS encoding Gfo/Idh/MocA family oxidoreductase has protein sequence MSNDDTKLRWGILSTGRIAVVFAKAMESSKTGKVVAVASRDGRKAEEFAAGFDIPDFYGSYEELIDDPTVQAVYIATPHPQHAEWALRAIRAGKHVLCEKPLTMNHEETSEVATEARAWDVVVMEAYMYRCHPQTQRVLDLIRRGAIGRVGMVHATFGFDAPFSGGGRLWSKELGGGGILDVGGYTTSWARLVAGAVEGKPFLDPVEVHGSAIFHPETGVDTQAAANLVFPNGMLGQVSCSIGLGQENAVRLYGTEGWMWIPSPYIVNRHLEPSRIFIFKPGATKPEEILVTPDRPLYTYEADAFADAVRAGEREVAAMTLDDSLGNAAVLDQWLASARSRVDRKLTVL, from the coding sequence ATGAGCAACGACGACACCAAGCTCCGCTGGGGCATTCTCTCGACCGGGCGGATCGCCGTGGTGTTCGCGAAGGCCATGGAGTCCTCGAAAACCGGCAAGGTGGTCGCCGTGGCCAGCCGGGACGGACGCAAGGCGGAGGAGTTCGCCGCCGGCTTCGACATCCCCGATTTCTACGGTTCCTACGAGGAACTGATCGACGACCCGACGGTGCAGGCGGTCTACATCGCCACGCCCCACCCGCAGCACGCCGAGTGGGCACTGCGCGCGATCCGCGCGGGCAAGCACGTGCTGTGCGAGAAGCCGCTGACGATGAACCACGAGGAAACCTCCGAGGTCGCCACCGAGGCCCGCGCTTGGGACGTGGTGGTGATGGAGGCCTACATGTACCGCTGCCACCCACAGACCCAGCGGGTGTTGGATCTCATCCGCCGCGGCGCGATCGGGCGGGTGGGAATGGTGCACGCCACCTTCGGCTTCGACGCGCCCTTCTCCGGTGGCGGCCGCCTTTGGAGCAAGGAGCTGGGCGGCGGTGGCATCCTCGATGTCGGCGGCTACACCACCTCGTGGGCCCGGTTGGTGGCGGGAGCGGTGGAGGGAAAGCCGTTCCTCGATCCGGTGGAGGTCCATGGCTCTGCGATCTTCCATCCGGAAACCGGCGTCGACACCCAGGCCGCCGCCAATCTGGTCTTCCCCAATGGCATGCTCGGACAGGTCTCGTGCAGCATCGGCCTCGGCCAGGAAAACGCCGTGCGCCTCTACGGCACCGAGGGCTGGATGTGGATCCCCTCCCCCTACATCGTGAACCGCCACCTCGAGCCGTCCCGGATCTTCATTTTCAAACCCGGCGCGACCAAGCCGGAGGAGATCCTGGTGACCCCGGACCGGCCGCTCTACACCTACGAGGCCGACGCCTTCGCCGACGCGGTGCGGGCGGGTGAACGCGAGGTGGCCGCCATGACACTCGATGATTCGCTCGGCAATGCCGCGGTGCTCGACCAGTGGCTGGCCAGCGCCCGCTCCCGGGTGGACCGGAAGCTCACGGTGCTCTGA
- a CDS encoding ATP-binding cassette domain-containing protein produces the protein MPSAEHPLLELRHADVWRGDNRVFHDLALTIRDDESVAILGPNGAGKSTLIKLITGELRAAAEPGTVARLFGEDLWSLEELRHQLGLVAPEEAQRFDPEEPAEDVVLSSLRGAFGVARWMRFSKQDRERAHAAMAKAGVLDLAKRDYGALSSGQRRRFLLARALVHEPQALLLDEPTTALDFPSSFAFIEIVRELIRSDHGVLWVTHHPAEIPPETTRVILLKDGKVFADGPPKQVLASKVLSELYGLPLKVRWSGGFCHVGPA, from the coding sequence ATGCCTTCCGCCGAACACCCTCTGCTCGAACTCCGCCACGCCGATGTGTGGCGCGGGGACAACCGCGTGTTCCACGATCTCGCGCTGACCATCCGCGATGACGAGAGCGTTGCAATCCTCGGACCGAACGGCGCGGGCAAAAGCACGCTCATCAAGCTCATCACCGGTGAACTGCGCGCGGCCGCGGAGCCGGGCACGGTCGCGCGGTTGTTCGGCGAAGATCTGTGGTCGCTGGAGGAACTGCGCCACCAGCTCGGTCTGGTCGCGCCGGAGGAAGCCCAGCGTTTCGATCCGGAGGAGCCCGCGGAGGACGTGGTGCTTTCCTCGCTGCGCGGGGCCTTCGGGGTCGCGCGCTGGATGCGGTTTTCGAAGCAGGACCGCGAGCGCGCCCACGCCGCGATGGCGAAAGCCGGGGTGCTCGATCTGGCGAAGCGCGATTACGGCGCGCTGTCGTCCGGCCAACGCCGCCGCTTCCTGCTGGCCCGCGCACTGGTGCACGAGCCGCAGGCGCTGCTGTTGGACGAGCCGACCACCGCGCTCGATTTCCCGTCGTCGTTCGCCTTCATCGAGATCGTCCGCGAGCTGATCCGCAGCGACCATGGCGTGCTGTGGGTGACGCATCATCCCGCCGAGATCCCACCGGAAACCACCCGCGTGATCCTGCTGAAGGATGGCAAGGTGTTCGCCGATGGCCCGCCGAAACAGGTGCTCGCCTCGAAGGTGCTTTCCGAACTCTACGGCCTGCCGCTCAAGGTCCGCTGGAGCGGCGGCTTCTGCCACGTCGGCCCCGCCTGA
- a CDS encoding ABC transporter ATP-binding protein, with protein sequence MEPVPAVEIRDLVKDFKTSFRRAPLRAVDHVSLVIQPGEVYGLIGPNGSGKSTTMKALLGLVAPTSGRCAIFGKDSLKVDSRDDVGFLPENPYFYKHLTGAETLSFYGKLCGLRGKVLKDRVAELLALVDLEGASDRRIAGYSKGMLQRVGLAQALVQEPRLVILDEPTAGVDPIGSRQIRDLILKLRDKGITVFLCSHLLEQVQEVCDHVGIIFRGKMVREGHLEDLIAIEDQTEIVLRDASPELVAEIQALVKRSGKAEWLRSGKPKTTLERLFLRATSGDEP encoded by the coding sequence ATGGAACCCGTTCCCGCCGTTGAAATCCGAGACCTCGTGAAGGACTTCAAGACGTCCTTCCGCCGCGCCCCGCTGCGCGCGGTCGACCACGTCTCGCTGGTGATCCAGCCGGGCGAGGTCTACGGCCTGATCGGCCCGAACGGCTCCGGGAAATCGACCACCATGAAGGCCCTGTTGGGGCTGGTGGCCCCGACCTCCGGGCGCTGTGCGATTTTCGGCAAGGACTCGCTGAAGGTGGATTCCCGCGATGACGTCGGCTTCCTCCCGGAGAACCCGTATTTCTACAAGCACCTCACCGGTGCCGAAACCCTGTCATTCTACGGCAAGCTCTGCGGCCTGCGTGGCAAGGTGTTGAAGGACCGCGTGGCCGAGCTGCTGGCGCTGGTGGACCTGGAGGGTGCGAGCGACCGCCGCATCGCCGGTTACTCGAAGGGCATGCTCCAGCGCGTCGGCCTGGCCCAGGCGCTGGTTCAGGAACCGCGGCTGGTGATCCTGGACGAACCCACCGCCGGGGTGGACCCGATCGGTTCCCGCCAGATCCGGGACCTGATCCTGAAGCTGCGGGACAAGGGCATCACCGTGTTCCTCTGCTCCCACCTCCTCGAACAAGTGCAGGAGGTCTGCGATCACGTCGGCATCATTTTCCGCGGCAAGATGGTCCGGGAGGGCCATCTCGAAGACCTCATCGCGATCGAGGACCAGACCGAAATCGTCTTGCGCGACGCTTCCCCGGAGCTGGTGGCCGAGATCCAGGCGCTGGTGAAGCGCTCCGGCAAGGCCGAGTGGCTGCGCTCCGGCAAGCCGAAGACCACCCTTGAGCGCCTCTTCCTGCGCGCAACCTCCGGCGACGAGCCATGA
- the argF gene encoding ornithine carbamoyltransferase codes for MNHLLSIEELTAKDITGLLESAEYLKRQRGRDGQPLAGQTWAMIFTKSSTRTRVSFEVGIRELGGFPMFLSKNDIQLGRGEPIKDTARVLGRMVHGCIIRTFAQQDVVDFANYSGIPTINALTDDEHPCQILADLLTVVERLGTWEGKKIAFIGDGFSNMTISWMWAAKHLGFELAVAAPAAYQPPAEFLSKLDAPNVTVTTDPAVAAKGAHVINTDVWLSMGQEDQQDKEEAFGPFQVNAALLEHAAPDHIVLHCLPAYRGKEITEEVLEKHADVIFQEAENRLHAQKAILVALAKKR; via the coding sequence ATGAACCATCTCCTTTCCATCGAAGAACTCACCGCCAAGGACATCACCGGCCTGCTGGAATCGGCCGAGTATCTGAAACGCCAGCGGGGCCGCGACGGCCAGCCGCTCGCGGGCCAGACCTGGGCGATGATCTTCACGAAGTCGTCCACGCGGACGCGGGTTTCGTTTGAAGTCGGCATCCGCGAGCTCGGCGGGTTCCCGATGTTCCTTTCAAAGAACGACATCCAGCTTGGACGCGGCGAGCCGATCAAGGACACCGCCCGCGTGCTGGGCCGGATGGTCCACGGCTGCATCATCCGGACCTTCGCCCAACAGGATGTGGTGGACTTCGCGAACTACTCCGGCATTCCCACGATCAACGCCCTCACCGATGACGAGCACCCGTGCCAGATCCTCGCCGACCTCCTGACGGTTGTGGAACGGCTCGGCACGTGGGAAGGGAAGAAAATCGCCTTCATCGGCGACGGCTTCTCGAACATGACCATCTCATGGATGTGGGCGGCGAAACACCTCGGCTTCGAACTCGCCGTGGCCGCGCCCGCCGCCTACCAGCCGCCCGCCGAATTCCTCTCGAAACTCGATGCCCCGAACGTCACCGTCACCACCGATCCCGCGGTGGCCGCGAAGGGCGCGCACGTCATCAACACCGACGTGTGGCTCTCGATGGGCCAGGAGGACCAGCAGGACAAGGAAGAGGCCTTCGGCCCCTTCCAAGTGAACGCCGCGCTTCTTGAACACGCCGCGCCGGACCACATCGTGCTGCATTGCCTGCCCGCCTACCGCGGCAAGGAGATCACGGAAGAAGTGCTGGAGAAACACGCTGACGTGATCTTCCAGGAAGCCGAAAACCGCCTGCACGCCCAGAAGGCGATCCTGGTGGCGCTGGCGAAGAAGCGCTGA
- a CDS encoding metallophosphoesterase family protein: MRIALFGDIHANLEALDAVLADAAAQGVTDYVCMGDVVGYNADPAACLEKVKAMDCPTVKGNHDEDASGSHSLDAMNPVAAAALQWTRDQLSDEQRQWLRRLRMVRQVADFTVVHSTLDQPANWNYVTNRFDAMANFSYQFTQVCFHGHTHVPRVYMKTDKVQEVAAESVVIENGAKYFINVGSVGQPRDGDWRAAYAIYDLEHKLVVVRRVEYDIATTQKKILAAGLPEMLAERIAEGR; this comes from the coding sequence ATGCGGATAGCTCTGTTCGGTGACATACATGCCAACCTCGAGGCCCTGGATGCCGTCCTTGCCGACGCCGCGGCCCAGGGGGTGACGGACTACGTCTGCATGGGCGATGTGGTCGGCTACAATGCCGATCCCGCCGCCTGTCTGGAGAAGGTGAAAGCCATGGATTGCCCGACTGTGAAGGGCAACCACGACGAGGATGCCTCCGGCTCCCACTCGCTCGACGCGATGAACCCGGTGGCTGCCGCCGCCCTGCAGTGGACCCGCGACCAGCTCTCCGACGAGCAGCGCCAGTGGCTCCGCCGCCTCCGCATGGTCCGCCAGGTTGCCGATTTCACCGTCGTCCACAGCACCCTCGACCAGCCCGCGAACTGGAACTACGTGACCAACCGCTTCGATGCGATGGCCAACTTTTCCTACCAGTTCACCCAGGTCTGTTTCCACGGCCACACCCACGTGCCGCGGGTCTACATGAAGACCGACAAGGTCCAGGAAGTCGCCGCCGAGTCCGTGGTGATCGAGAACGGCGCGAAGTATTTCATCAACGTCGGTTCCGTCGGCCAGCCCCGCGATGGCGACTGGCGCGCGGCCTACGCGATCTACGATCTGGAGCACAAGCTGGTGGTCGTCCGCCGCGTGGAGTACGACATCGCCACCACCCAGAAGAAGATCCTCGCCGCCGGCCTCCCCGAGATGCTGGCCGAGCGCATCGCCGAGGGGCGGTGA
- a CDS encoding (deoxy)nucleoside triphosphate pyrophosphohydrolase, giving the protein MIEVVCGLIGDGTGRVLACRRPPGKHLGGLWEFAGGKVEPGEDPAAALIRELQEELGITVAIDGDLTPVVWDYDRGPIRLIPFLCHIESGDLHPHEHDALEWVDRESCHRLEWAAADGPILAEWIAGIE; this is encoded by the coding sequence ATGATCGAAGTCGTCTGTGGATTGATCGGGGATGGAACGGGCCGCGTGCTCGCCTGCCGCCGTCCGCCCGGCAAGCACCTCGGCGGCCTGTGGGAATTCGCCGGCGGCAAGGTCGAGCCCGGCGAAGATCCAGCCGCCGCGTTGATCCGGGAGCTTCAAGAGGAGCTCGGCATCACCGTGGCCATCGACGGCGATCTAACACCCGTCGTCTGGGACTACGACCGCGGACCGATCCGCCTGATTCCCTTCCTGTGCCATATCGAATCCGGCGACCTCCATCCGCACGAACATGACGCGCTGGAATGGGTGGACCGTGAATCCTGCCATCGCCTCGAATGGGCCGCCGCCGATGGACCGATCCTGGCGGAATGGATCGCCGGAATCGAATGA
- a CDS encoding DUF1080 domain-containing protein, which produces MKRLLPLFALVAPVFAQDAKPHLKTRPLFNGKDLTGWHGEGYVVEDGAITCTPQGRNLVTDDTFANYILDFEFKLTPGANNGIGLHYPGTGDSAYVGMEAQILDSTDPKYKDLKPYQFHGSLYTLVPAKQGLLKPVGEWNKERIVMDGPNVRIEVNGEVALRANLDELNKQFPKHEGAKRRGGHLAFLGHGDRVSYRNLTIGELPPAANDAGAVGAGFTRIFDGQTLTGWKPEKADDESWVPVNGILKHIGTAKGASQLWTEKEYGDFILVFNWRWNGTGPKMQRPIILPDGSEKKGADGKPETVEVEELDSGVYLRGSSKSQVNLWNWPVGSGEVYGYRTDGSQSAEVRAAVTPKEKADRLLGEWNTTQIIVRGDTLKVLVNDKKVIDGAKLPGMPAKGKLALQHHGASIDFSNIWIKEL; this is translated from the coding sequence ATGAAACGCCTTCTTCCCTTGTTCGCCCTCGTGGCGCCCGTGTTCGCGCAGGACGCGAAACCGCACCTCAAGACCCGTCCGCTGTTCAATGGCAAGGACCTCACCGGCTGGCACGGCGAGGGTTACGTGGTCGAGGACGGTGCCATCACTTGCACCCCGCAGGGTCGCAATCTGGTGACCGACGACACTTTCGCGAACTACATCCTCGATTTCGAATTCAAGCTCACGCCGGGCGCGAACAACGGCATCGGCCTCCACTATCCCGGCACCGGCGATTCCGCCTACGTCGGCATGGAGGCGCAGATCCTCGACAGCACCGATCCGAAGTACAAGGACCTCAAGCCCTACCAGTTCCACGGTTCGCTCTACACCCTGGTGCCTGCCAAGCAGGGCCTGCTCAAGCCGGTGGGCGAATGGAACAAGGAGCGCATCGTGATGGACGGTCCGAATGTCCGCATCGAGGTCAATGGCGAGGTCGCCTTGCGCGCGAACCTCGACGAACTGAACAAGCAGTTTCCGAAGCACGAGGGCGCGAAGCGCCGCGGCGGCCACCTGGCCTTCCTCGGCCATGGCGATCGTGTCTCGTACCGAAACCTGACCATCGGCGAGTTGCCGCCGGCCGCGAACGATGCCGGTGCGGTGGGCGCCGGATTCACCCGGATTTTCGACGGCCAGACACTCACCGGCTGGAAGCCGGAGAAGGCGGACGATGAGAGCTGGGTGCCGGTGAATGGCATTCTCAAGCACATCGGCACCGCGAAGGGCGCGAGCCAGCTCTGGACCGAGAAGGAATACGGCGATTTCATCCTGGTGTTCAACTGGCGCTGGAACGGGACCGGCCCGAAGATGCAGCGTCCGATCATCCTGCCGGATGGCAGCGAGAAGAAAGGTGCGGATGGCAAGCCGGAGACGGTGGAAGTCGAGGAACTCGACAGTGGCGTCTACCTGCGCGGCAGCTCGAAGAGCCAGGTCAACCTGTGGAACTGGCCGGTCGGATCCGGCGAGGTTTACGGCTACCGCACCGATGGTTCCCAGTCCGCCGAGGTCCGGGCCGCCGTGACGCCGAAGGAGAAGGCGGACCGCCTGCTCGGCGAGTGGAACACCACCCAGATCATCGTCCGCGGCGATACGCTGAAGGTCCTCGTCAATGACAAGAAGGTCATCGATGGCGCGAAGCTTCCGGGCATGCCTGCCAAGGGGAAGCTCGCGCTTCAACACCACGGCGCGTCGATCGATTTCTCCAATATCTGGATCAAGGAGCTGTAA
- a CDS encoding ABC transporter permease subunit has translation MTHATSRKLPFARLRRISVIAGHAFTQLARMKVFYFLAIFAVIAIASNFFDLPQHSGSEAMGAEGLDILRLIKSWSLGAMTLFSVVFGIVSTALLLPKDVEDRTLYTILAKPVPRLDYLVGKLCGVLLLLLVSLGLMDILMTVMLQIRMSIVLDVQKSLADAHHWTQAARDSLTHDTLLQGPTWSLQGAVVAVFLRAAVMAAVALLISTFSTSTLFTTVVSFLVYFIGHFQGDALGGPDGSQTAVARHIGQIIAVVFPDFQLFNVIDAVIQGKMMELAQFGKLVWAAAYYVGVYVVGSWFVFSDKEF, from the coding sequence ATGACCCACGCCACTTCCAGGAAACTGCCTTTCGCCCGTCTGCGCCGGATCTCGGTGATCGCCGGGCATGCCTTCACCCAACTGGCGCGGATGAAGGTCTTCTACTTTCTCGCGATCTTCGCCGTGATCGCCATCGCCAGCAATTTCTTCGACCTGCCCCAGCACTCCGGTTCGGAGGCGATGGGGGCGGAGGGGCTGGACATCCTGCGCCTGATCAAGAGCTGGTCGCTGGGCGCGATGACCCTCTTCTCGGTGGTCTTCGGGATCGTCTCCACCGCCCTGCTGCTGCCGAAGGATGTGGAGGACCGCACCCTTTACACCATCCTGGCCAAGCCGGTGCCGCGGCTCGATTACCTCGTCGGAAAACTCTGCGGCGTCCTGCTGCTGCTGCTCGTCTCGCTGGGGCTCATGGACATCCTGATGACGGTGATGCTCCAGATCCGCATGTCGATCGTGCTGGATGTGCAGAAATCCCTGGCGGATGCCCACCACTGGACCCAGGCCGCGCGGGATTCGCTCACCCATGACACCCTGCTCCAAGGGCCGACCTGGAGCCTCCAGGGCGCGGTGGTGGCGGTGTTCCTCCGCGCCGCGGTGATGGCGGCGGTGGCGCTGCTGATCTCGACCTTTTCCACCAGCACGCTGTTCACCACGGTGGTCAGCTTCCTCGTTTACTTCATCGGCCATTTCCAAGGGGATGCCTTGGGTGGCCCGGATGGTTCGCAGACGGCGGTGGCCCGCCACATCGGGCAGATCATCGCGGTGGTGTTTCCGGACTTCCAGCTTTTCAACGTCATCGACGCCGTGATCCAAGGGAAGATGATGGAGCTCGCCCAGTTCGGGAAACTCGTCTGGGCGGCGGCCTACTACGTGGGGGTTTACGTGGTGGGATCATGGTTCGTGTTTTCGGACAAGGAGTTCTGA
- a CDS encoding Gfo/Idh/MocA family oxidoreductase, translated as MKTIRILCAGAGHMGRSHALAYHRIPGFEVCGIVTRSPESRAKLNAELGGGYPEFADFHAALAETKPDAVSISTYPDTHAEYAEAAFAAGCHVFIEKPLAETVVEAERIVNAAIKADRKLVIGYILRHHPSWIKFIEMSHSLGKPLVMRMNLNQQSSGANWNTHKNLMSSISPIVDCGVHYVDVMCQMTRSKPVRVSGIGARLTDELPEGKVNYGALQVTFADGSVGWYEAGWGPMMSEVAFFVKDVVGPKGCVSIVAEKAGGEGQSANVDAHTQTQALRLHHSELKADGTFSKADETVRLDDEPDHDGLCHREQEYFLKAILENLDLTDHMNDAVASMRIVAAADESFRTGKTIEL; from the coding sequence ATGAAAACCATCCGCATCCTCTGCGCCGGCGCCGGTCACATGGGCCGTTCCCACGCGCTGGCCTACCATCGCATTCCCGGCTTCGAAGTCTGTGGCATCGTCACCCGTTCCCCTGAGTCCCGCGCGAAATTGAATGCGGAATTGGGCGGCGGATATCCCGAGTTCGCCGATTTCCACGCAGCGCTGGCGGAAACCAAGCCGGACGCCGTCTCGATCTCCACCTATCCGGACACCCACGCCGAGTACGCCGAGGCCGCCTTCGCCGCTGGTTGCCACGTCTTCATCGAGAAGCCGCTGGCGGAAACCGTGGTGGAGGCCGAGCGCATCGTGAACGCCGCCATCAAAGCGGACCGCAAGCTGGTGATCGGCTACATCCTGCGCCACCACCCGAGCTGGATCAAATTCATCGAGATGTCGCACTCGCTCGGCAAGCCGCTGGTGATGCGCATGAACCTCAACCAGCAATCGTCCGGCGCGAACTGGAACACCCACAAGAACCTGATGTCCTCGATCTCGCCGATCGTGGATTGCGGAGTGCACTACGTGGACGTGATGTGCCAGATGACCCGCTCGAAGCCGGTGCGCGTGTCCGGTATCGGTGCGCGACTCACCGACGAGCTCCCGGAGGGCAAGGTGAACTACGGCGCGCTCCAGGTGACCTTCGCCGATGGCTCGGTGGGCTGGTATGAGGCCGGTTGGGGCCCGATGATGAGCGAGGTCGCCTTCTTCGTGAAGGACGTGGTCGGCCCGAAGGGCTGCGTCTCGATCGTCGCGGAGAAGGCCGGTGGAGAGGGCCAGAGCGCGAACGTCGACGCCCACACCCAGACCCAGGCGTTGCGCCTCCACCACTCCGAACTCAAGGCCGACGGCACCTTTTCGAAAGCCGATGAAACCGTCCGCCTCGATGACGAACCCGATCACGATGGCTTGTGCCACCGCGAGCAGGAGTATTTCCTCAAGGCCATCCTTGAGAACCTCGATCTCACCGATCATATGAACGACGCCGTCGCCTCGATGCGCATCGTCGCCGCCGCGGACGAGAGCTTCCGCACCGGAAAGACCATCGAACTCTGA